GGCAGATAGGTTGGTCACAAAGCAGGCACAAACGCAGCTTATACCCGCAAAATGCATAAGCTGCGCTGCCCAAGACGGCCCTAAACGATGCGGCTCTCCGTTGCCGCTTTGCCGCACCTTGAAACCTGTTGATTATAGACCGTATAACTATCAGAAATAGCGAACAAAAGTGGTGTAATCGGGTGGGGTAACTTTCGTCGCTGATTTCAGTTGTGGCGTGCCAAGATAAAGGAAGCCGACGATTTCATCTTGTTCACGGCAGGCAAATCCCTGACGAACCACGGGATGATGGGTCCAGGAACCTGTACGCCAGATACCATTAAAGCCTTGAGCCAGTGCAGCCATTTGCATCGCTTGTACCGCACAACCAGCGGAAACCACTTGTTCCCAATTGGGCACTTTGGGGTTTTCAGTGACATGGGCAATAACGGTAATAATCAGCGGCGCACGAAACGGCGCTTGTTTTGCTTTTTCCAATACCGCGTCATCAGCACCATCATGTTGCACTGCTTGTTGTAACAATTGACTAAAACGTTCCAGACCCTCATTTTCAATCAAAACAAAGCGCCATGGTTGTAATGTGCCATGGTCAGGTGCCCGCATGCCCGCATGGATAATATGGTCCAATGCCTCACCCGTTGGGGCTGGGGTGGTCAAACGGGACGCCGAACGGCGGTTAAGTAACAGTTCTAACGCATCCATCATTTTCTCCTGATAACGATTTTCATTTTCAGCACGGTAGCATAAGTTGTCGTTTTGTTGCCAGTGTTGACCTTTCAGCTAGGCTTAACAGTGATTTAAAGCTGACTTTTGTTCGTCAGGTCATTAGGATAACCGTACTTGCCCGGTTTTGTTGGAGATAACATGCGCACTTTGTGGCGAATTATTGCTGGTTTTTTCAAGTGGACTTGGCGTCTGCTGAATTTCGTCAGGGAATTTATTCTTAATCTGTTCTTGATACTGTTAATTTTAGTTGGCGTGGGTATTTACCTTCAGTTCCAAAGTAAACCGGCAGAACCGGTTAAAGGCGCGCTGCTGGTGAATTTAAGTGGCGTGGTGGTGGATCAGCCCGCAGTGAATAATAAGTTACGTCAACTGGGGCGTGAGTTCTTAGGTGCATCCAGTAATCGCCTACAGGAAAACTCTCTGTTTGATATCGTCGAAACTATTCGTCTGGCAAAAACCGATAACAATATTACCGGTTTAGTGCTGTCGCTGAGTGATTTTACCGGTGCCGACCAACCTTCATTGCAATATATAGGTAAGGCGCTGCGGGAATTCCGTGATAGCGGCAAACCCATCTATGCAATTGGCGATAGTTATAATCAAACCCAATACTATTTAGCCAGCTTTGCTAATAAAATCTATCTCTCGC
The sequence above is drawn from the Yersinia intermedia genome and encodes:
- a CDS encoding NAD(P)H nitroreductase encodes the protein MDALELLLNRRSASRLTTPAPTGEALDHIIHAGMRAPDHGTLQPWRFVLIENEGLERFSQLLQQAVQHDGADDAVLEKAKQAPFRAPLIITVIAHVTENPKVPNWEQVVSAGCAVQAMQMAALAQGFNGIWRTGSWTHHPVVRQGFACREQDEIVGFLYLGTPQLKSATKVTPPDYTTFVRYF